A single region of the Paramicrobacterium fandaimingii genome encodes:
- the folP gene encoding dihydropteroate synthase, translating to MTLIMGVVNVTPDSFSDGGRFFSHDDAIEHARELCREGADLIDVGGESTRPGAELVDPVEEQRRVIPVITALAAEGISVSVDTMHSSTAAASVDAGAEIINDVSGGLVDPDMPRVAAESGRDFVAMHWRGYLTDPSERVHYDDVVSDVHGELERRLEALAHAGIDPERLIIDPGLGFSKNPEHNWAILAHLDRFESLAGRMLVGASRKRFLSTVSPVGAQPAERDPATAAISMLCAQSGIWAVRVHNVTGTRTALNVLDAVNAHRDTE from the coding sequence ATGACGCTGATCATGGGAGTTGTGAACGTCACGCCGGACTCCTTCAGCGACGGCGGACGCTTCTTCAGCCACGACGACGCGATCGAGCACGCGCGTGAGCTGTGCCGCGAGGGCGCCGATCTCATTGACGTCGGCGGCGAGTCGACACGCCCCGGTGCCGAGCTCGTCGATCCGGTCGAGGAGCAGCGCCGCGTCATTCCTGTGATCACGGCGCTCGCCGCCGAGGGAATCTCGGTGAGCGTCGACACCATGCATTCCTCGACCGCCGCCGCGAGCGTTGATGCCGGCGCCGAGATCATCAACGACGTCTCGGGCGGGCTCGTCGATCCCGATATGCCGCGGGTTGCCGCCGAGAGCGGCCGCGACTTCGTGGCGATGCACTGGCGCGGGTATCTCACCGATCCCTCGGAGCGCGTGCACTACGACGACGTCGTTTCCGACGTGCACGGTGAGCTCGAGCGGCGCCTCGAGGCGCTGGCACACGCGGGAATCGACCCGGAGCGGCTGATCATCGATCCAGGGCTGGGATTCTCGAAGAACCCCGAGCACAACTGGGCGATCCTCGCGCATCTTGACCGGTTCGAGTCGTTGGCAGGGCGGATGCTGGTCGGAGCCAGCCGCAAGCGGTTTCTGTCGACGGTGTCGCCCGTCGGCGCGCAGCCGGCCGAGCGCGACCCGGCGACGGCGGCCATCAGCATGCTCTGTGCGCAGTCCGGCATCTGGGCGGTTCGCGTGCACAACGTCACGGGAACCCGCACCGCCCTCAACGTGCTCGATGCCGTGAACGCTCATCGCGACACCGAGTGA
- the folE gene encoding GTP cyclohydrolase I FolE — MTGVDRERIEAATRELLAAIGERTDRIGLENTPKRVAESYAEFFHGVGEDPLEFLGEGMPLEPGDSGEIVIVRDIAFRSMCEHHLLPFIGTAHVAYAPGERVVGLGRIPRVVEVLAARPQVQERLGEQIAEALSTGLQAAGVLVIMDAAHSCVTARGTQQTRSTTVTLASRGTFADPVGRAEVVALIARGDDA; from the coding sequence ATGACGGGCGTTGATCGGGAGCGCATCGAAGCGGCGACACGGGAGTTGCTTGCGGCTATCGGTGAGCGTACCGATCGGATCGGGCTCGAGAACACTCCGAAGCGCGTTGCCGAGTCGTACGCCGAGTTCTTTCACGGCGTTGGCGAAGATCCGCTCGAATTTCTTGGGGAGGGCATGCCCCTCGAGCCCGGCGACTCGGGCGAGATCGTGATTGTGCGCGACATCGCCTTTCGATCGATGTGCGAGCACCACCTCCTGCCGTTCATCGGCACCGCTCACGTCGCATACGCTCCGGGCGAGCGGGTTGTCGGGCTTGGGCGAATTCCGCGCGTCGTGGAGGTGCTGGCGGCGCGTCCGCAGGTGCAGGAGCGCCTCGGCGAACAGATCGCCGAGGCGCTCAGCACCGGGCTGCAGGCGGCGGGCGTACTCGTGATCATGGATGCCGCGCACTCGTGCGTCACCGCCCGCGGAACGCAGCAGACGCGATCGACGACGGTCACCCTCGCCAGCAGGGGCACGTTTGCCGACCCGGTCGGTCGAGCGGAGGTCGTCGCGTTGATCGCGCGGGGAGACGACGCATGA
- the ftsH gene encoding ATP-dependent zinc metalloprotease FtsH encodes MNLKRIFKGPIPYILIAILAFWIGSSLLNIGGYKEITTQQGLDILKGDTVTEAIITQGDNRVDLTLSKDAGDSGKMVQFYFIDARADAVVKAVDSASPKNGFNDEVPQGNWWLSMASILLPLLLIGLFFWFMLSSMQGGGGKVMQFGKSKAKLVSKESPKVTFTDVAGAEEAIEELDEIKDFLKDPAKFQAVGARIPKGVLLYGPPGTGKTLLARAVAGEAEVPFYSISGSDFVEMFVGVGASRVRDLFQQAKENSPAIIFVDEIDAVGRHRGAGMGGGHDEREQTLNQLLVEMDGFDPKTNVILIAATNRPDILDPALLRPGRFDRQIGVDAPDMNGRLQILEVHGRGKPLAEGVDLEVVARKTPGFTGADLANVLNEAALLTARSNAQLIDNRALDEAIDRVIAGPQRRTRVMNEKEKLITAYHEGGHALAAAAMNNTDPVTKITILPRGRALGYTMVLPLEDKYSVTRNELLDQLTYAMGGRVAEEIVFHDPTTGASNDIEKATGIARKMVTEYGMTTEVGPIKLGQASGEMFLGRDMGHQRDYSEDLAEQVDKQVRELIEQAHNEAWKVINANRDVLDTLASELLEKETLDHNQLAEIFAPVRKLDQRPVWLSSEGRPVSDLPPVAIPKSAPIEPGVTDGNVTSHAADAASDSTESTESTESTDTTDATGATGSTGASDSATSGTDAADSDSDGGQGSSPANA; translated from the coding sequence ATGAACCTGAAGCGCATCTTCAAAGGCCCAATTCCCTACATCCTCATTGCCATCCTGGCGTTCTGGATCGGGTCGAGCCTGCTGAACATCGGTGGCTACAAAGAGATCACGACGCAGCAGGGTCTTGATATTCTGAAGGGCGATACGGTCACTGAGGCCATCATTACGCAAGGCGACAACCGCGTCGACCTCACGCTCAGCAAGGACGCTGGCGACAGCGGAAAAATGGTGCAGTTCTACTTCATCGATGCTCGCGCGGATGCTGTCGTGAAGGCAGTGGACTCGGCTTCACCCAAGAACGGGTTCAACGACGAGGTTCCCCAGGGCAACTGGTGGCTGTCCATGGCCAGCATCCTGCTTCCCCTCCTGCTGATCGGGCTGTTCTTCTGGTTCATGCTCTCGAGTATGCAGGGCGGCGGCGGAAAGGTGATGCAGTTCGGCAAGTCCAAGGCGAAGCTCGTCTCGAAGGAGTCGCCGAAGGTCACGTTCACCGATGTCGCCGGGGCCGAAGAGGCGATTGAAGAACTCGATGAGATTAAGGACTTCCTGAAGGATCCGGCGAAATTCCAAGCGGTCGGCGCCCGCATTCCCAAGGGTGTGCTGCTGTATGGCCCTCCCGGAACCGGTAAGACGCTGCTCGCACGCGCTGTCGCGGGTGAGGCGGAAGTTCCGTTCTATTCGATCTCGGGTTCCGACTTCGTTGAGATGTTCGTCGGCGTCGGCGCCAGCCGCGTTCGCGACCTGTTCCAGCAGGCAAAGGAGAACTCGCCTGCGATCATCTTCGTCGACGAGATCGACGCTGTCGGCCGACACCGTGGAGCGGGCATGGGCGGTGGCCACGATGAGCGTGAGCAGACCCTCAACCAGCTGCTCGTCGAGATGGACGGCTTCGACCCTAAGACGAACGTGATTCTGATCGCGGCGACAAACCGCCCAGATATTCTCGACCCGGCGCTTCTGCGCCCGGGCCGGTTCGACAGGCAGATCGGCGTTGATGCGCCCGACATGAACGGTCGACTGCAGATTCTCGAAGTTCACGGCCGCGGCAAGCCGCTCGCCGAAGGCGTTGACCTTGAGGTCGTCGCGCGCAAGACGCCCGGCTTCACCGGCGCGGACCTCGCGAACGTGCTCAACGAGGCTGCCCTTCTGACGGCGCGCTCCAACGCGCAGCTCATCGACAACCGTGCACTTGACGAGGCGATTGACCGCGTTATTGCCGGACCACAGCGTCGCACCCGCGTGATGAACGAGAAGGAAAAGCTCATCACCGCGTACCACGAGGGTGGTCACGCTCTGGCCGCAGCGGCGATGAACAACACAGACCCGGTGACGAAGATCACCATCCTGCCACGTGGCCGTGCCCTCGGGTACACCATGGTGCTGCCGCTTGAAGACAAGTACTCCGTCACCCGCAACGAGCTTCTCGACCAGCTCACCTATGCCATGGGCGGTCGCGTCGCCGAAGAGATCGTGTTCCATGACCCGACGACGGGTGCCTCGAACGACATCGAGAAGGCGACGGGCATCGCACGCAAGATGGTGACCGAATATGGCATGACGACAGAGGTTGGGCCCATTAAACTCGGGCAGGCCTCAGGCGAGATGTTCCTCGGGCGCGACATGGGCCACCAGCGCGACTACTCTGAGGATCTCGCAGAGCAGGTCGACAAGCAGGTGCGCGAGCTCATTGAGCAGGCACATAACGAGGCGTGGAAGGTCATCAACGCCAACCGCGATGTTCTCGACACGCTCGCCAGCGAGCTGCTCGAGAAGGAGACTCTCGACCACAACCAGCTCGCCGAGATCTTCGCACCGGTGCGCAAGCTCGACCAGCGCCCTGTGTGGCTCTCCAGTGAAGGACGCCCTGTGAGTGATCTGCCCCCCGTCGCGATTCCGAAATCTGCTCCGATAGAACCGGGCGTGACGGACGGCAACGTGACCTCTCACGCGGCTGACGCGGCATCCGATTCCACTGAGTCCACCGAGTCCACTGAGTCCACTGACACTACCGACGCCACTGGCGCCACCGGCAGCACAGGCGCCTCCGACTCTGCAACGTCGGGAACCGACGCCGCAGACTCCGATTCCGATGGCGGCCAAGGCTCGAGTCCGGCAAACGCATAG
- the hpt gene encoding hypoxanthine phosphoribosyltransferase — protein MHASEIESDLTKVLITEEQIDAKLDELASHIDADYAGKDLLLVGVLKGAVMVMADLSRHLEHNVQMDWMAVSSYGASTKSSGVVQIRKDLDTDIAGRHVLIVEDIIDSGLTLSWLLDNFASRGAASVEVCALLRKPDAAKVTIDCKYVGFDIPSDFVVGYGLDYAERYRNLRDVAVLAPHIYTEH, from the coding sequence ATGCACGCGAGTGAAATTGAGAGCGACCTCACCAAGGTGCTCATCACAGAAGAGCAGATCGACGCGAAACTTGACGAACTCGCCTCGCACATCGACGCCGACTACGCGGGAAAAGACCTCCTGCTCGTCGGGGTGCTGAAGGGTGCCGTGATGGTGATGGCCGACCTGTCGCGCCATCTCGAGCACAACGTCCAGATGGACTGGATGGCCGTGTCGAGCTACGGGGCGAGCACGAAGTCGAGTGGCGTCGTTCAGATTCGCAAGGATCTCGACACCGACATCGCCGGACGGCACGTTCTCATTGTCGAGGACATCATCGACTCCGGGCTCACGCTGTCGTGGCTGCTTGACAACTTCGCGTCGCGCGGGGCGGCATCGGTCGAGGTGTGCGCGCTGCTGCGCAAGCCGGATGCCGCGAAGGTGACGATCGACTGCAAATATGTGGGATTCGACATCCCGAGCGACTTCGTCGTCGGCTACGGCCTCGACTACGCCGAGCGGTACCGCAATCTTCGAGACGTGGCTGTGCTTGCGCCACACATCTACACAGAGCACTGA
- the tilS gene encoding tRNA lysidine(34) synthetase TilS — protein MPTTRSHMPNDGRPRLDAATAAVRVGVRRSLASCSDGATVLACVSGGADSMALAAALVFEAESRSIQVHSVTVDHGLQPGSGDVAERTAQTLGTWGIEAHVEQVSVTDAGGPEAAARDARYRAIDAIADRIGAELVLLGHTLDDQAESVLLGLARGSGAGSLKAMASLTGRYARPLLGVRRQQTQDSCRERGIEVWSDPQNEDAAFARVRARTVVLPVFDHELGPGIAEALARTAEQAREDEEAFEQMIGEFIEEICEPAEAGISVEASALAHNPAALRNRVIRYVANAEFGVSLSRAHTLAIAALVTAWRGQGPIDVPGISVSRRDDRIVFTAAEKA, from the coding sequence ATGCCCACTACACGTTCCCACATGCCGAATGACGGTCGCCCGCGTCTCGACGCGGCGACCGCCGCCGTGCGCGTCGGAGTGCGGCGCAGTCTTGCCAGCTGCTCAGACGGGGCGACCGTCTTGGCCTGCGTGAGCGGGGGCGCCGATTCGATGGCGCTCGCGGCTGCACTCGTCTTCGAGGCGGAGTCGCGAAGCATCCAGGTGCATTCGGTCACTGTCGATCACGGGCTGCAGCCCGGTTCGGGCGACGTCGCGGAGCGCACTGCCCAGACCCTCGGCACATGGGGCATCGAGGCACACGTCGAGCAGGTGAGCGTGACGGATGCCGGTGGGCCGGAGGCCGCGGCACGGGATGCGCGCTACCGGGCGATCGATGCCATCGCAGATCGCATTGGAGCCGAGCTTGTGCTGCTCGGGCACACGCTCGATGATCAGGCGGAGAGCGTTCTGCTTGGGCTCGCGCGGGGCTCGGGGGCCGGGAGCCTGAAGGCGATGGCTTCGCTCACCGGACGGTACGCGCGCCCCCTGCTCGGTGTGCGCAGACAGCAGACTCAGGACTCGTGCCGAGAGCGCGGCATCGAGGTGTGGAGCGATCCGCAGAATGAGGATGCCGCGTTTGCTCGCGTGCGCGCGCGCACCGTCGTGCTGCCTGTCTTTGACCACGAGCTCGGCCCGGGCATCGCCGAAGCGCTCGCACGCACAGCCGAGCAGGCGCGTGAAGATGAAGAAGCCTTCGAGCAGATGATCGGGGAATTCATCGAGGAGATCTGCGAACCGGCCGAGGCGGGAATCTCGGTCGAAGCCAGCGCGCTTGCTCACAACCCGGCAGCGCTGCGCAACCGCGTGATCCGGTACGTGGCGAACGCCGAGTTCGGCGTCTCGCTCTCACGCGCCCACACTCTGGCGATCGCTGCGCTCGTCACGGCGTGGCGCGGGCAGGGGCCCATCGACGTACCGGGCATCAGCGTATCGAGACGAGATGACCGCATCGTGTTCACAGCGGCCGAAAAGGCGTGA
- the ppa gene encoding inorganic diphosphatase, which produces MAEYDVVVEIPKGSRNKYEVDHETGRVYLDRVLFTGFVYPVDYGYFENTLGLDGDPVDALVLLEYPLFPGVVVKVRPVGVLNMSDEAGSDAKVVCVQHKDPRWQHIQDITDVPQHQRDEIEHFFKRYKDLEPNKWVEVDGWGDAAEAERIVQDGFTKLSEQGGH; this is translated from the coding sequence ATGGCCGAGTACGACGTCGTCGTAGAGATCCCCAAGGGCAGCCGCAACAAATACGAAGTCGATCACGAGACCGGTCGTGTGTATCTTGACCGTGTTCTGTTCACGGGCTTCGTGTACCCGGTGGACTACGGCTATTTCGAGAACACCCTCGGCCTCGACGGCGACCCCGTCGACGCGCTTGTGCTGCTGGAGTATCCCCTCTTCCCCGGCGTCGTCGTCAAGGTGCGACCGGTCGGCGTGCTCAACATGAGCGACGAGGCCGGCTCAGATGCCAAGGTCGTCTGCGTGCAGCACAAAGACCCGCGCTGGCAGCACATTCAAGACATCACCGATGTTCCGCAGCACCAGCGCGACGAGATCGAGCACTTCTTCAAGCGCTACAAAGACCTCGAGCCGAACAAGTGGGTTGAGGTCGACGGCTGGGGCGACGCGGCTGAGGCCGAGCGCATCGTGCAGGACGGCTTCACCAAGCTCTCCGAGCAGGGCGGTCACTGA
- a CDS encoding M23 family metallopeptidase yields the protein MSKREREPRAGIFSRPVGDDSRSGATRRQVISLGVFGVVSAVAGVAGIAPAWADKYPSWDDVKKAKNDQSAKANQIKEIKNLIASLQQRVADTKAAEEAAGQKLYDAGIALTEAIERAASLQKQADDKEVEADAAITKAGQLAAQLYRSGGDNASLGLIFDATASGPDGLLTALGSMTKLVEHNQSVYQSALTAKNTAQSLSDQAVVARDERDRLQKEAEEAYEAAQAAAEAAQNALAEQESKQETLKAQLEALQDKTSKTIEQYKKGVEERRKAAEAARKAREAAARRAAEQAAKNNGGGGGSSGGGGSSGGGGGGGGGSSTGWRWPTGSHYISSPFGWRYHPIYHEQRLHEGIDIGAGYGSPVWATRGGTIEYAGWYGGYGNYVLINHGGNMYSGYGHMSAIYRRGGWVNAGQAIGAIGSTGSSTGNHLHFEIRAGRWNPVNPLNYI from the coding sequence ATGTCGAAGCGAGAACGTGAGCCCCGTGCGGGCATTTTCTCGCGCCCCGTTGGCGATGACTCGCGGTCGGGGGCAACGCGCCGACAGGTGATTTCGCTTGGCGTCTTCGGTGTGGTCAGCGCCGTTGCCGGTGTGGCGGGCATCGCTCCCGCGTGGGCCGACAAGTACCCGAGCTGGGACGACGTCAAGAAGGCGAAGAACGATCAGTCGGCTAAGGCTAACCAGATCAAGGAAATCAAGAACCTGATCGCCTCCCTCCAACAGCGCGTCGCTGACACGAAGGCCGCGGAAGAGGCAGCGGGGCAGAAGCTTTATGACGCAGGCATTGCTCTCACCGAAGCGATCGAGCGTGCCGCGTCTCTTCAGAAGCAGGCAGACGACAAAGAAGTCGAAGCTGATGCCGCGATCACCAAGGCAGGGCAGCTTGCCGCGCAGCTCTATCGGTCGGGCGGAGACAACGCGAGCCTCGGGCTGATCTTCGACGCGACAGCATCCGGGCCCGACGGCCTCCTCACGGCACTGGGAAGCATGACGAAGCTCGTCGAGCACAACCAGTCGGTGTACCAGAGCGCGCTCACCGCTAAGAACACGGCTCAGTCGCTCAGCGATCAGGCGGTGGTTGCGCGTGACGAGCGTGACCGTCTGCAGAAGGAAGCAGAAGAGGCGTACGAGGCTGCCCAGGCCGCAGCAGAGGCCGCGCAGAACGCGCTGGCCGAGCAAGAGTCAAAGCAGGAGACGCTCAAGGCTCAGCTCGAGGCGCTGCAGGACAAGACGTCAAAGACCATTGAACAGTACAAGAAGGGCGTCGAAGAGCGACGCAAGGCAGCGGAGGCCGCTCGCAAGGCCCGTGAAGCAGCTGCACGCAGGGCTGCAGAACAAGCCGCCAAGAACAACGGCGGCGGTGGCGGTTCCTCTGGCGGTGGCGGCTCATCAGGCGGCGGTGGCGGCGGTGGTGGCGGCTCGTCCACCGGATGGCGTTGGCCAACCGGAAGCCACTACATTTCATCACCGTTCGGCTGGCGATACCACCCCATCTACCATGAGCAGCGATTGCACGAGGGCATCGACATCGGTGCCGGCTATGGGTCGCCGGTCTGGGCCACGCGGGGCGGCACCATCGAGTACGCGGGCTGGTACGGCGGCTACGGAAACTATGTGCTCATCAACCACGGAGGAAACATGTACTCCGGCTATGGGCACATGAGCGCGATTTATCGCCGGGGTGGCTGGGTCAATGCCGGTCAGGCAATTGGCGCGATCGGCAGCACCGGCAGCTCGACGGGAAACCACCTCCACTTTGAGATACGCGCCGGACGCTGGAACCCGGTAAACCCGCTCAACTACATCTGA
- a CDS encoding phosphotransferase: protein MGECRNDSKEEALAGGVANAGAVVRVDNEVRRPLSAHSPPVWTLLSHLAVVGCPAPQYLGVDDAGRERLSFIEGEVGTPPFPQWVTADHALQSTVELLRRTHDATRDFRDSELPWNTEFAHPDGGPVIGHNDVCPENVVFRNGDAYALIDFDHAAPTQPLLDLAHLTRMWAPLGASEDPFDQTQRIRARVRLIVETYGVASTNDLQYFFRMCGLSVVQAERFVCRRLASEDRVSVNLWGHLRESHFVDQRRSLEDAVRSLLAE, encoded by the coding sequence ATGGGTGAGTGCCGAAACGACTCGAAAGAGGAGGCGTTGGCGGGTGGCGTCGCCAACGCGGGCGCGGTTGTTCGTGTCGATAATGAGGTCCGGCGGCCGCTCTCGGCCCATTCTCCGCCCGTCTGGACGCTGCTGTCGCACCTGGCCGTGGTCGGTTGTCCGGCGCCACAGTACCTGGGAGTCGATGACGCAGGTCGGGAGCGATTGTCCTTCATCGAGGGCGAAGTCGGTACGCCGCCCTTCCCGCAATGGGTGACCGCCGACCACGCCCTGCAATCCACGGTTGAGCTTCTCCGTCGAACTCACGATGCAACTCGAGACTTTCGCGACTCCGAACTGCCGTGGAACACAGAATTCGCCCATCCGGATGGCGGCCCGGTCATCGGCCACAATGACGTATGCCCCGAGAATGTCGTCTTCCGCAACGGTGACGCGTACGCGTTGATCGATTTCGACCATGCAGCTCCCACGCAGCCGTTGCTCGACCTCGCACATCTCACGCGAATGTGGGCCCCGTTGGGAGCGTCGGAAGACCCGTTCGATCAGACGCAGCGCATCCGCGCCCGGGTGCGACTCATCGTCGAAACCTACGGGGTGGCGTCTACGAACGATCTTCAGTACTTCTTCCGGATGTGCGGTTTGAGCGTCGTGCAGGCTGAAAGGTTCGTCTGCCGTCGGTTGGCCAGCGAAGATCGCGTATCGGTTAATCTCTGGGGGCACCTTCGCGAAAGCCATTTCGTCGACCAACGCCGATCACTCGAAGACGCGGTACGCAGCCTCCTCGCCGAATGA
- a CDS encoding MFS transporter → MTIDSRPELPSIATKPRNLRDAWLALAALSAVFLFEMLDNSIVNVALPSIGRDLHASTIDLQWVAGAYSLFFGGLMLLFGSVADRFGRRRVMLFGLALLALASATTALVTTPAELIAVRAVMGIAAAMTTPGSMALAFRLFDDEALRIRAMTVISTAGLVGLAVGPTAGGMILAVAPWQILLLINVPIAVVAFIGIRVGISVESRDDLHADHIDLAGAVLGTLTVVGALVTPTVFVHVTGATWAGWVAAVMTVAGGVAFVVRERVASQPLLDLRLFLRPLVASGLAYKAASGLAVAGLSYMATLQLQFAWGWSPALAAVGMLPQVVVLLASGRLVGPFVKWAGLTRAAWMSAAAVVAGLAVFAAGSRFGYAFVFVALVLVAAGMRVVGVVAGNNVLTGLPANRSSVGAALVDTSSELANGVGIAAVGTILAARVSGSVATTSWSAVRLAEFQDAITIAGVTLTAVATVLVGFGIIRSRHTSVVRHAR, encoded by the coding sequence ATGACCATAGATTCCCGTCCCGAACTGCCCTCGATTGCGACGAAGCCTCGTAATCTGAGGGACGCCTGGCTCGCCCTCGCTGCGCTGTCTGCGGTGTTCCTTTTCGAAATGCTCGACAATTCGATCGTGAATGTCGCCCTTCCGTCGATCGGCCGCGATCTTCACGCTTCAACCATCGATCTGCAGTGGGTTGCCGGTGCCTACTCGCTTTTCTTCGGCGGCCTGATGCTGCTGTTCGGCTCCGTTGCCGATCGCTTCGGCCGTCGCCGCGTGATGCTGTTCGGCCTGGCGCTGCTGGCACTCGCAAGCGCCACCACTGCGTTGGTGACCACTCCCGCAGAGCTCATCGCCGTGCGGGCCGTCATGGGCATCGCCGCAGCGATGACGACACCGGGTTCGATGGCTCTCGCTTTTCGGCTATTCGACGACGAGGCTCTGAGGATCCGCGCGATGACGGTCATCTCCACGGCCGGTCTCGTCGGCCTGGCAGTCGGACCAACCGCCGGCGGAATGATCCTCGCGGTCGCGCCCTGGCAGATTCTGCTGCTGATCAACGTGCCCATCGCCGTTGTCGCTTTCATCGGCATCCGGGTTGGCATCTCCGTCGAGTCACGCGACGATCTTCACGCAGACCATATCGATCTCGCCGGTGCGGTGCTGGGCACGCTGACCGTCGTCGGCGCCCTGGTGACACCGACCGTCTTCGTCCACGTCACCGGTGCCACGTGGGCGGGGTGGGTCGCCGCGGTGATGACCGTTGCGGGTGGCGTCGCATTCGTCGTGCGCGAGCGAGTCGCGTCGCAGCCCCTGCTCGATCTGCGACTCTTCCTTCGTCCGCTCGTGGCGAGCGGCCTCGCGTACAAAGCAGCATCTGGGCTCGCCGTCGCGGGCCTGTCGTACATGGCGACACTGCAGCTGCAGTTTGCCTGGGGGTGGTCGCCTGCTCTCGCCGCGGTTGGGATGCTGCCGCAGGTCGTCGTTCTCTTGGCTAGTGGCCGGCTTGTCGGCCCGTTCGTGAAGTGGGCAGGGCTCACCCGTGCCGCATGGATGAGCGCGGCCGCTGTCGTTGCCGGGCTCGCGGTCTTCGCCGCGGGGAGCCGATTCGGCTATGCCTTTGTGTTCGTCGCCCTCGTGTTGGTCGCGGCAGGCATGCGAGTTGTCGGCGTCGTCGCAGGCAACAACGTACTCACTGGGCTTCCCGCGAACCGCTCGTCGGTCGGAGCCGCGCTCGTCGACACGTCAAGCGAGCTCGCGAACGGAGTCGGAATCGCGGCGGTCGGCACGATTCTCGCCGCACGTGTCTCCGGGAGCGTCGCAACGACGAGCTGGTCCGCTGTACGACTCGCGGAGTTCCAAGACGCCATTACCATCGCCGGCGTCACCCTCACGGCAGTCGCCACGGTTCTCGTCGGCTTCGGCATCATTCGGTCGAGGCACACATCCGTCGTGCGCCACGCGCGCTGA
- a CDS encoding SDR family oxidoreductase produces MDHTSAPLSGTTALVTGVSRRRGIGYAVSRKLASLGANIVIQHYRRHDEDQPWGSDDMDAVRAGIRSSLVGHATLADHDADLTDSGLIPELIDSAVTHTGSLDILVCNHAKSGGDGSILDMTPERLDAHWQTNTRSTVALTAEFARHKAGPRADQSRRPGESTARTSPFDSPTGHVFWMTSGQLHGPMRGEVAYAASKAVLAGLTPTVAAELLEHGIVLNTVNPGPVNTGYLDPDSTDRPLDELQNYLRETPFGRFGHPEDPAELIGWLCTQEGSWIVGQVLTSDGGFSLR; encoded by the coding sequence ATGGACCACACTTCGGCGCCGCTTTCCGGCACGACCGCTCTGGTGACCGGCGTCTCGCGGCGGCGCGGCATCGGCTACGCTGTGTCTCGCAAACTCGCCTCGCTCGGGGCGAATATCGTCATTCAGCACTATCGTCGGCACGACGAAGACCAGCCGTGGGGCAGCGACGACATGGACGCCGTTCGCGCAGGGATCCGATCCTCGCTCGTCGGGCACGCGACGCTGGCCGACCATGACGCCGATTTGACCGATAGCGGCTTGATTCCCGAGCTCATCGATTCGGCAGTCACCCACACGGGCTCTCTCGACATCCTCGTCTGCAATCACGCGAAGAGCGGCGGCGATGGAAGCATCCTCGATATGACCCCTGAGCGGCTCGACGCGCATTGGCAGACGAACACGCGATCGACTGTCGCGCTCACCGCAGAGTTTGCGCGACACAAGGCAGGCCCACGGGCGGATCAGTCACGCCGGCCAGGTGAGAGCACTGCGCGCACGAGCCCGTTCGACTCCCCCACCGGTCACGTTTTCTGGATGACGTCGGGGCAACTGCACGGTCCGATGCGCGGCGAGGTTGCGTACGCGGCGAGCAAGGCGGTGCTTGCTGGCCTGACCCCGACTGTCGCCGCTGAGCTGCTCGAACACGGGATCGTGCTCAACACCGTGAATCCAGGGCCAGTCAACACAGGCTACCTGGATCCAGACAGCACGGATCGCCCGCTCGATGAGCTGCAGAATTACCTGCGTGAAACACCGTTCGGTCGGTTCGGGCACCCCGAAGACCCCGCCGAACTCATCGGCTGGCTCTGCACGCAGGAGGGCTCCTGGATTGTCGGCCAAGTGCTCACGAGCGACGGCGGCTTCAGCCTTCGCTGA